Proteins from a genomic interval of Acetobacterium woodii DSM 1030:
- a CDS encoding glycoside hydrolase family 13 protein, with the protein MNFLHHSWKPEFRQPFGAVPLNSTVILRVKASEIEKLKLHTYFNDQETFYSPTKSVEANFWEFNITLPEVPGLFWYDFSFEANGRTYAYGTQGDLLGGEGKIYETKPPSYQITVYNPERKTPAWYTNGIMYQIFPDRFNRGSDFSLDNFHENAILHPNWNDTPHYFREKDNSIKYWDFFGGTLTGITEKLDYLKSLNVTILYLNPIFKSQSNHRYDTGDYMTIDPVLGTQESFETLANACKERGIAIILDGVFSHTGDDSLYFNKYGNYPEMGACQSKDSLYYSWYTFTDYPKTYACWWGVDSMPNTDEMHPDFQAFIFKNKDSVIKHWMKAGASGWRLDVADELPDPFIKGLKTAMIEENADSVLIGEVWEDASRKVAYNELRTYFSGYELDAVMNYPFRDTFIDFIIGEKSSGATARMMMSLSENYPKDQFMGNMNLIGSHDRRRILNVLSEAFKFLRNRADLSYRLDDEHYALAVKRLKLLSLIQFTFPGVPCIYYGDEVGVQGFEDPFNRRTYPWGNEDLDLLKWYRQITQLRSDYPVFQNGSWKPYDASDDLFVFERRNDDTLCFCLFNRNAIAVHLFKQPDCDGCTGLDLISGETVALSPIVVPPLSYAIVLTTLKPDN; encoded by the coding sequence ATGAACTTTCTTCATCATTCCTGGAAACCCGAATTCCGTCAACCCTTTGGAGCCGTACCATTAAATAGTACCGTCATTTTGCGCGTCAAAGCTTCAGAAATTGAAAAATTAAAACTGCACACTTATTTTAATGATCAGGAAACTTTTTATTCACCGACCAAATCGGTAGAAGCAAATTTCTGGGAATTTAACATCACTTTGCCCGAAGTCCCTGGCCTTTTCTGGTACGATTTTAGTTTCGAAGCCAACGGCCGCACTTATGCTTATGGAACCCAAGGCGACCTCCTTGGTGGTGAAGGCAAAATCTATGAAACCAAACCACCTTCCTATCAAATAACCGTTTATAATCCCGAAAGAAAAACGCCCGCCTGGTATACCAACGGCATTATGTACCAGATCTTTCCCGATCGTTTCAATCGCGGTTCTGATTTTAGCCTTGACAATTTCCATGAAAATGCTATTTTGCATCCTAATTGGAACGATACGCCTCATTACTTTAGGGAAAAAGATAATAGTATTAAATATTGGGACTTTTTCGGTGGAACGCTTACCGGAATCACCGAAAAATTGGATTATTTAAAAAGTTTGAATGTCACCATTCTTTACTTAAATCCCATTTTCAAATCGCAGAGCAACCATCGCTATGACACCGGTGATTATATGACAATCGATCCGGTTTTAGGAACTCAGGAAAGCTTTGAAACCCTCGCTAATGCCTGTAAAGAACGCGGAATCGCGATTATTCTCGATGGCGTTTTTAGCCATACTGGTGATGACAGTCTTTATTTTAATAAATATGGTAATTATCCCGAAATGGGTGCTTGTCAATCCAAAGATTCCCTTTATTATTCCTGGTATACCTTTACCGATTACCCCAAAACGTATGCCTGTTGGTGGGGTGTCGACTCGATGCCCAATACTGATGAAATGCATCCCGATTTTCAGGCTTTTATTTTTAAAAACAAAGACAGTGTCATCAAACACTGGATGAAAGCTGGCGCTTCGGGCTGGCGTTTAGATGTTGCTGATGAGCTGCCGGACCCTTTCATTAAAGGTTTAAAAACGGCCATGATTGAAGAAAACGCCGACAGCGTGCTGATTGGCGAAGTTTGGGAAGACGCCTCCCGAAAAGTTGCCTATAATGAGTTACGAACTTATTTTTCCGGTTATGAGTTAGATGCCGTCATGAATTATCCGTTTCGAGATACCTTCATCGATTTTATTATCGGTGAAAAAAGTTCTGGTGCCACTGCTCGCATGATGATGTCCTTATCCGAAAACTATCCCAAGGATCAATTTATGGGCAATATGAATCTGATTGGCAGCCATGACCGGCGACGAATCCTTAATGTGTTAAGTGAAGCCTTCAAATTTTTAAGAAATCGTGCCGATTTAAGCTACCGCCTCGATGATGAACATTACGCCCTTGCGGTCAAACGCCTTAAACTACTTAGTTTGATCCAATTCACCTTCCCGGGTGTTCCTTGTATCTATTATGGCGACGAAGTGGGTGTTCAGGGTTTTGAAGATCCTTTCAACCGCCGCACCTATCCTTGGGGTAATGAGGATCTTGATCTGCTTAAGTGGTATCGTCAGATTACCCAACTGCGAAGTGATTATCCGGTTTTTCAAAACGGCTCCTGGAAACCTTATGATGCCAGTGACGACCTTTTTGTTTTTGAACGTCGAAATGACGATACCCTTTGTTTTTGCCTGTTCAATCGAAACGCAATAGCGGTTCACTTATTTAAACAACCCGATTGCGACGGCTGTACCGGTTTGGATCTGATCTCCGGGGAAACCGTTGCCTTGAGTCCAATTGTAGTTCCCCCGTTATCTTATGCTATCGTTTTGACCACGTTAAAACCTGACAACTGA
- the glgD gene encoding glucose-1-phosphate adenylyltransferase subunit GlgD, giving the protein MKNAVGLILNIDGEDDSLKAFLQHRSLSTLPFGGRYRLIDFTLSNMVNSGLSHIGVIGSHKYSSLIDHLGTGKEWSLSRKTQDLSILSGSNNYNIGRLIKVNLRNLLNNRGFLENTSAEHVLIATPNLVTSYDFKNAYDIHLKNDSDITLIFKKDEPFYNLRDNDLYLDFTKNRVSGLYYKRERTSGHFFAEMFFIKKSILIELMDLSERTGDWDLIDMIKYNLDTLRIFGAQHTGYIKRVNCLENYMKASMDLLEFDIMQELFLGKNSIHTKIKDNHPTLYYDPSQVSNSIVGSGCTIDGTIHHSIIFRDTLMNIGSYIQNSIIMQRCEIGKNVNLNYVVMDKDTRISDHTTLVGKPHAPIVLKKGTVI; this is encoded by the coding sequence ATGAAAAACGCTGTAGGTCTTATCTTAAATATCGATGGAGAAGATGACTCTTTAAAGGCTTTTCTCCAACATCGCAGCTTAAGCACGCTACCTTTTGGAGGCCGTTACCGTCTCATCGATTTTACCCTTTCCAACATGGTTAATTCCGGTTTATCACATATCGGGGTAATCGGTTCCCATAAATACAGTTCCCTTATTGATCATCTTGGTACCGGCAAAGAATGGTCATTGAGTCGCAAAACCCAGGATCTTTCGATTCTATCCGGTTCCAACAACTATAACATTGGTCGCCTGATTAAGGTTAATCTGCGTAACCTTCTGAATAATCGCGGTTTTTTAGAAAATACTTCTGCCGAACATGTCCTGATTGCCACCCCTAATCTGGTGACTTCTTATGATTTTAAAAATGCCTATGACATCCATTTGAAAAACGACAGTGATATCACCCTTATTTTTAAAAAAGACGAACCCTTTTATAATCTTAGAGATAACGATCTCTACCTGGATTTTACTAAAAATCGGGTCAGCGGTCTTTACTATAAACGTGAACGCACCAGTGGGCATTTTTTCGCCGAAATGTTTTTTATTAAAAAATCGATTCTAATCGAATTAATGGATCTCAGCGAGCGTACCGGTGATTGGGATCTAATTGATATGATCAAATATAATCTTGACACCCTCCGAATTTTCGGAGCCCAACATACCGGTTATATTAAACGCGTAAACTGTCTGGAAAATTATATGAAAGCCAGCATGGACTTGCTTGAATTTGATATTATGCAAGAACTATTTCTTGGTAAAAATTCCATTCATACCAAAATTAAAGACAACCACCCCACCCTTTATTACGACCCCTCCCAGGTATCCAATTCAATTGTGGGCAGCGGTTGCACCATCGATGGCACCATCCATCACAGTATTATTTTCAGAGATACCCTAATGAATATTGGTTCATACATCCAAAACAGTATTATCATGCAACGGTGTGAAATCGGGAAAAATGTCAACCTGAATTATGTTGTCATGGACAAAGATACCAGAATCAGTGACCATACAACCTTAGTCGGGAAACCGCATGCTCCCATTGTTTTAAAGAAAGGCACGGTAATTTAA
- a CDS encoding glycogen/starch/alpha-glucan phosphorylase, whose amino-acid sequence MKGITMKSPTQLKEIEDFKSAYIKKIEEVSGEYLALSSHLNQYQALAEIVMEKVATQWAKTSAQYDTIPHKRVYLFSIEFLIGRLLKSYVNSLNWEETVKIAMHELGLDYQTILDQETDPGLGNGGLGRLMACFLESAATLGLPFHGNGIHYKHGLFEQKIINGEQVEVSDNWLRNGYPFEIRKPNESVIVKFYGDIHYEKVNGALTFVYENYEPILAVPYDLPVKGYHNSTVNSLRLWSAEPLDEFDLLSFNKGQFIDAVRHKSEAEAITQILYPNDNEAGGKLLRLKQEYFFVCAGLKRIISRFKRFNQNCLDDFSEKIAIHINDTHPALCGPEMMRILMDDEGLSWNDAWKITQNSLTFTNHTVLPEALEKWPVEMMKFLIPRIYMIIEEINRQFGESLRLKAGLNELQISALSIIQDNQINMANLAIVCSHSVNGVAELHSKILKEETFNGYYKLFPERFHSVTNGVTPRRFLINCNTNLRDLITESIGTEWIKNLYDLENLMRFKNDLAFAKRFCQIKLDNKIRLSHYIKQQNQIVVNPESIFDIQVKRIHEYKRQLLNALHVLHLYNCLKANPNQEFIPRTFIFAGKAAPGYYFAKEIIKLINAIAELVNNDPAIHDRIKVVFLANFNVSLGEIIYPAANISEQISTAGKEASGTSNMKFMMNGAITLGTMDGANIEIYEAVGKENIVTFGLSSDEVTHYEKQGGYSSIEVYESNEHIQKIMHQLIDGTFGHLGNFQSIYDSLLLYNDTYFILKDFDSYLGAQKRINSIFQDKTKWFNMALHNVAYSGRFSSDRAVLDYQKKIWKTI is encoded by the coding sequence ATGAAAGGAATAACCATGAAATCGCCAACTCAACTTAAAGAAATTGAAGATTTTAAATCTGCCTATATAAAAAAAATTGAAGAAGTTTCCGGTGAATACCTTGCGCTCTCATCGCACCTTAACCAATATCAGGCTTTAGCCGAAATTGTTATGGAAAAAGTCGCGACACAATGGGCAAAAACCAGCGCCCAATATGACACGATCCCTCATAAACGAGTTTATTTATTTTCGATCGAATTTTTAATCGGCCGACTGTTAAAATCCTATGTCAACAGTCTAAACTGGGAAGAAACCGTCAAAATAGCGATGCATGAATTGGGTCTTGATTATCAAACCATTCTTGATCAGGAAACCGATCCCGGTTTAGGAAATGGTGGTCTTGGCCGCTTAATGGCCTGCTTCTTAGAGTCGGCAGCAACACTTGGCTTGCCTTTTCATGGCAATGGCATCCATTATAAACATGGTCTTTTCGAACAAAAAATTATCAATGGCGAACAAGTCGAAGTTTCGGATAATTGGTTGCGAAACGGTTATCCCTTTGAAATCAGAAAACCCAATGAATCAGTCATTGTCAAATTTTATGGCGATATCCATTATGAAAAAGTTAACGGTGCCCTCACCTTTGTTTATGAAAATTATGAACCGATTTTAGCGGTTCCTTATGATCTTCCGGTAAAAGGATATCATAATTCTACGGTTAACTCCTTACGACTTTGGAGTGCCGAACCGCTTGATGAATTTGATTTACTTAGTTTTAATAAAGGTCAGTTTATCGATGCCGTTCGTCATAAATCCGAAGCTGAAGCGATCACGCAAATTTTGTACCCTAACGATAATGAAGCTGGCGGTAAATTACTGCGCCTCAAGCAAGAATATTTTTTTGTTTGCGCCGGATTAAAACGGATCATCTCACGGTTTAAACGATTCAATCAGAACTGTCTCGATGATTTCTCGGAAAAAATCGCTATTCATATTAATGATACCCATCCCGCCCTATGCGGTCCGGAAATGATGCGTATTTTAATGGATGATGAAGGTTTAAGCTGGAATGATGCCTGGAAAATAACCCAAAATTCCCTTACCTTCACAAATCACACCGTTCTGCCCGAAGCACTTGAAAAATGGCCGGTAGAAATGATGAAATTTTTAATTCCCCGGATTTATATGATCATTGAAGAAATCAATCGTCAGTTTGGAGAATCGTTGCGCCTCAAGGCGGGACTGAACGAATTGCAAATCAGTGCGTTATCGATCATCCAGGATAACCAAATCAATATGGCCAATTTAGCGATTGTGTGCAGTCATTCGGTTAATGGAGTCGCCGAACTCCATAGTAAAATATTAAAAGAAGAAACCTTTAATGGTTATTATAAATTATTTCCCGAGCGCTTCCACTCGGTAACTAACGGCGTAACACCACGTCGCTTTCTGATTAACTGCAATACCAACCTCCGGGATTTAATTACCGAATCAATCGGCACCGAATGGATCAAAAATCTTTATGACCTTGAAAATCTCATGCGTTTTAAAAATGATCTTGCCTTTGCCAAACGATTTTGCCAGATCAAGCTTGATAATAAAATTCGTTTATCCCATTATATTAAACAACAAAACCAGATTGTCGTTAACCCTGAATCAATCTTTGATATTCAAGTCAAGCGTATTCACGAATATAAACGACAACTTTTAAATGCTTTGCATGTACTTCATCTATATAATTGTTTAAAAGCGAATCCCAATCAGGAATTTATTCCGCGAACCTTCATTTTTGCCGGAAAAGCGGCGCCGGGATATTATTTTGCCAAGGAAATTATTAAATTGATTAATGCCATTGCTGAGCTTGTCAATAATGACCCCGCTATCCATGATCGCATTAAAGTCGTTTTTCTGGCCAATTTTAATGTCTCGCTTGGTGAAATTATCTATCCCGCTGCCAATATTTCTGAACAAATTTCAACCGCCGGTAAAGAAGCTTCTGGTACCAGCAATATGAAATTTATGATGAATGGAGCGATTACCCTCGGTACGATGGATGGGGCCAATATCGAAATTTATGAAGCCGTTGGAAAAGAAAACATTGTTACTTTTGGATTGTCATCTGATGAAGTAACACATTATGAAAAACAGGGCGGCTACAGTTCGATTGAAGTTTATGAAAGCAATGAACATATTCAAAAAATTATGCACCAACTCATTGATGGCACCTTCGGACATCTCGGTAATTTCCAAAGCATCTATGATTCACTGCTTTTATATAATGACACTTATTTTATTCTAAAAGATTTTGATTCTTACCTTGGTGCTCAAAAACGCATCAATTCAATCTTTCAAGACAAAACTAAATGGTTTAATATGGCCCTTCACAACGTCGCTTATTCGGGTCGATTTTCCAGTGATCGGGCGGTTCTCGATTACCAAAAGAAAATTTGGAAAACAATCTAA
- the glgA gene encoding glycogen synthase GlgA, with protein MLNVLFVASEAYPFAKSGGLGDVLGALPKSFPENVDARVIIPFYSTIPEKLRQEIKPLHHFQVWMSDTLHYCGLLTCQYEGVTFYFIDNEAFFKRPSLYGYYDDGERFCFFCRAVLDSLPLLDFKPDIIHCNDWQTAAIPYLLKHQYRMSFPKTKTVFTIHNIKYQGVYGFHDISHYLHLGFLPSDLEFYGKINLMKGALYASDLITTVSPTYAKELKDPYYGEALDGVIRQLDHQVVGIINGIDESVYDPHTDPALFVPYDLNIKKADNKKALQKYLGLPIRSDIPMVSMITRLVEQKGLDLVANVIHEILQQELQLIILGTGDFAYEELFRSVAYNYPNKMITIIDFDEALSRKIYAASDFFLMPSKFEPCGISQMIAMRYGAVPIVRETGGLKDTVSYFNENTKKGNGFSFATYNAHDMLFTIQHAVSFYHNFPILFKKLVNNAYTSHFDWKQSADIYLSYYNKLME; from the coding sequence ATGTTAAACGTCCTATTTGTCGCTTCGGAAGCTTACCCTTTTGCAAAAAGTGGTGGATTGGGAGATGTGCTTGGTGCTCTACCAAAATCATTTCCGGAAAATGTTGATGCCCGGGTTATCATTCCCTTTTACAGCACCATCCCTGAGAAATTACGCCAAGAAATTAAACCACTCCATCATTTCCAGGTTTGGATGTCGGATACCCTGCATTATTGTGGCCTTTTGACCTGCCAATATGAGGGCGTTACTTTTTATTTTATCGACAACGAAGCTTTTTTTAAACGTCCTTCACTTTACGGTTATTACGATGATGGCGAACGCTTCTGCTTTTTTTGCCGTGCTGTCCTTGATTCCCTGCCATTGCTTGATTTTAAGCCGGATATTATTCATTGCAATGATTGGCAAACAGCGGCGATCCCTTATTTGCTCAAGCACCAATATCGGATGTCCTTTCCAAAAACCAAAACTGTTTTTACCATCCACAATATCAAGTATCAGGGAGTTTATGGTTTCCACGATATCAGTCATTATCTCCATCTCGGCTTTTTACCCTCCGACCTGGAATTTTATGGCAAAATCAACCTCATGAAGGGCGCTCTTTATGCCTCTGATCTGATCACCACGGTTAGTCCCACCTATGCAAAAGAACTCAAAGATCCCTATTATGGTGAAGCGTTGGATGGCGTCATCCGCCAGCTCGATCACCAGGTTGTTGGGATTATCAATGGCATTGATGAATCCGTTTATGATCCCCATACGGACCCGGCCTTGTTTGTCCCTTACGACCTGAACATAAAAAAAGCCGATAACAAAAAAGCGCTACAGAAATATCTGGGGCTTCCAATTCGCAGCGATATCCCGATGGTTTCGATGATTACGCGATTGGTTGAACAAAAAGGACTTGATCTTGTCGCCAATGTCATTCATGAAATATTACAGCAGGAGCTGCAACTGATTATCCTGGGAACCGGCGATTTTGCTTACGAAGAGCTATTTCGCAGCGTCGCCTACAATTATCCCAACAAAATGATCACCATCATCGATTTTGATGAGGCATTGTCCCGAAAAATTTATGCTGCCAGTGATTTTTTCCTGATGCCCTCAAAATTTGAGCCTTGCGGTATCTCCCAAATGATTGCCATGCGTTATGGAGCCGTCCCAATTGTCCGCGAAACGGGTGGTCTTAAAGATACGGTCAGCTATTTTAATGAAAACACCAAAAAAGGCAATGGCTTTAGCTTTGCTACCTATAATGCCCACGATATGCTTTTCACCATCCAACATGCGGTATCCTTTTATCATAATTTTCCGATACTCTTTAAAAAATTGGTGAACAATGCTTATACCAGCCATTTCGACTGGAAACAATCGGCCGATATTTATCTTTCTTATTATAATAAATTAATGGAGTGA
- a CDS encoding S8 family serine peptidase, whose protein sequence is MSKKFTKKAFLIIITFILAALWPIDVIAENVNPGATMKINTITELPTLSDTSNVNNQVVVIYKTANSMNIQSLNLTTDEIIGGKNVSDRVDLLELDPNIDMNSFIKTLNENPNVMAADKNKIVRKAALTNDPYIQNGYAWQFSGIGADETWNQVANSDPVVVAVLDTGVNANHPDLQGRLVDGYDYLTQSTNIVDHDGHGTCVSGCISAIANNNLGIAGVTGTANVKIASYCIGSEYYDDSTICAALLACADRPDIDVINMSYGGYEKSSTEQSALEYASTKGKILVASSGNEGDDRKYAGQYSYPASYDKVISVAATNSRNQVSSFSQYNDLVDLAAPGEAIYTTSKTGGYEFIDGTSFSSPIVAGACAVLLAANPSLSADKVETILKNTALDLGQSGKDNYSGYGLIQLDQALQEGSSEIPLTAILLNKSTLSLTPNSSEQLTVSYIPIDTTAIKTVTWSSANPNVATVNSNGMVTSLSEGMTTITAKVGSITTTCTVTVTTTEPSTIDCLYRTHIQNTGWQPWRYNGDVSGTSGQGLRLEAIEIKLDPAANDLGIEYQTHVQNIGWQPSQHDGDLSGTSGEGLRLEAIRIHLTGSDAGAYAVYYRVHAQNIGWMDWAKDGEASGTAGFGYRLEAIEINVVPYGSPAPGPTEQPFIDANVN, encoded by the coding sequence ATGTCGAAAAAATTTACTAAAAAAGCTTTTTTAATCATCATCACCTTTATCTTGGCTGCTTTGTGGCCGATTGATGTAATTGCTGAAAATGTGAATCCGGGAGCCACAATGAAAATCAATACCATAACGGAACTACCAACGCTAAGCGATACTAGCAATGTAAATAACCAAGTTGTTGTCATTTATAAAACAGCTAATTCAATGAATATTCAGAGCTTAAATCTTACCACCGATGAAATTATCGGTGGCAAAAATGTTTCAGATCGTGTTGATCTCCTTGAATTAGATCCTAACATCGATATGAATTCATTTATAAAAACACTTAATGAAAACCCCAACGTTATGGCTGCTGATAAAAACAAAATTGTCAGAAAAGCAGCATTAACAAATGATCCTTATATTCAAAACGGTTATGCCTGGCAATTTTCAGGCATCGGAGCCGATGAAACCTGGAATCAGGTTGCCAACTCTGATCCGGTTGTGGTAGCCGTTTTGGATACCGGTGTAAATGCTAACCATCCGGATCTACAAGGACGTTTAGTCGACGGTTACGACTATCTAACCCAAAGTACGAATATCGTCGACCATGATGGCCATGGCACCTGTGTTAGCGGCTGTATATCAGCAATTGCTAATAATAACCTTGGTATTGCTGGTGTCACCGGAACGGCGAATGTCAAGATTGCCTCTTATTGTATTGGCTCTGAATATTATGACGACAGCACCATTTGTGCCGCACTGCTTGCCTGTGCAGATCGTCCCGATATCGATGTTATCAATATGAGTTATGGCGGTTACGAAAAATCCAGCACCGAACAAAGTGCTCTTGAATATGCCAGTACTAAAGGAAAGATTCTCGTCGCTTCATCCGGTAACGAAGGCGACGATCGAAAATATGCCGGTCAGTATTCTTACCCGGCTTCCTATGACAAGGTCATTTCAGTCGCCGCGACAAACAGCCGCAATCAAGTATCATCGTTTTCTCAGTATAATGACCTGGTAGATTTGGCCGCACCGGGTGAAGCAATCTACACGACCTCCAAAACTGGCGGTTATGAATTTATCGATGGCACCTCATTTTCATCTCCAATTGTGGCTGGTGCATGCGCCGTCTTATTGGCCGCCAACCCCAGTTTGAGCGCTGATAAAGTCGAAACGATTTTAAAAAATACAGCTCTTGATTTAGGCCAATCGGGAAAAGATAATTATTCTGGTTATGGGTTAATCCAATTAGATCAAGCCTTGCAGGAAGGATCTTCGGAGATCCCATTAACAGCCATTTTATTAAACAAATCGACCTTGTCATTAACACCAAATTCAAGTGAACAACTAACGGTATCCTACATCCCTATTGATACGACTGCTATTAAAACCGTTACGTGGAGTTCCGCTAATCCTAATGTTGCCACCGTTAATAGCAATGGAATGGTTACTTCACTCAGCGAAGGAATGACTACCATAACCGCCAAAGTTGGTTCCATAACAACTACTTGCACGGTTACTGTTACGACTACTGAACCATCAACGATTGACTGTTTATACCGAACCCATATCCAAAATACCGGTTGGCAACCCTGGCGATATAATGGTGATGTCAGTGGTACATCGGGACAAGGCCTGCGATTAGAAGCAATCGAAATTAAACTTGATCCCGCCGCCAACGATCTCGGGATTGAATATCAGACACATGTTCAAAACATTGGTTGGCAGCCCTCGCAACATGATGGTGATCTCAGCGGTACATCGGGAGAGGGCCTGCGACTAGAAGCGATTCGGATTCATTTGACTGGCTCTGATGCTGGTGCATATGCGGTTTATTATCGCGTTCATGCCCAAAATATTGGCTGGATGGATTGGGCCAAAGATGGCGAAGCTTCTGGAACTGCTGGTTTTGGTTATCGTCTCGAAGCGATTGAAATAAACGTCGTTCCTTACGGCTCCCCGGCGCCAGGACCCACCGAGCAACCATTTATT